Proteins encoded in a region of the Coprothermobacter sp. genome:
- a CDS encoding UMP kinase, whose amino-acid sequence MAALYKRVVLKLSGEALKGSAASGIDFSVLQFISREVQQLLGLGVQVGVVIGGGNIWRGANAEGTGLDRATADYMGMLATIMNGLALQSAFQQVGLEARAMSALRLDQVCEPYIRQRALEHLRRNRVVIFVGGTGLPYFTTDTVAALRAVEVGADIFLKGTNVDAVYSGDPRTDKTAAPYHQLGYDQFLADHLKAMDATAVSLCRENHLPILLFNMNKPGNIVRAVMQGDIGTLIKEA is encoded by the coding sequence ATGGCGGCGTTGTACAAGAGAGTAGTGCTGAAACTCAGCGGCGAGGCTCTGAAGGGCAGCGCCGCTTCTGGCATCGATTTCTCGGTACTGCAGTTCATCTCGCGAGAAGTGCAGCAGCTTCTTGGACTTGGCGTGCAGGTCGGTGTCGTCATCGGTGGCGGAAACATCTGGCGAGGAGCCAATGCCGAGGGCACGGGTCTGGACCGTGCCACGGCCGACTACATGGGGATGTTGGCGACCATTATGAACGGACTGGCGCTGCAATCGGCGTTCCAGCAGGTGGGACTTGAGGCGAGGGCTATGTCGGCATTGCGCCTGGATCAGGTCTGTGAGCCATACATCCGCCAGCGGGCTCTCGAACACCTCCGAAGGAATCGTGTCGTCATTTTCGTAGGAGGGACCGGTCTCCCGTATTTCACGACGGACACCGTGGCTGCTCTTCGGGCTGTTGAAGTCGGAGCAGATATCTTCCTGAAGGGCACAAACGTGGATGCAGTCTACTCCGGCGATCCACGTACGGACAAGACGGCCGCGCCCTACCATCAGCTGGGGTACGACCAGTTTCTGGCTGACCATCTGAAGGCGATGGACGCAACAGCCGTCTCTCTTTGCCGCGAGAATCATCTCCCAATTCTGCTGTTCAACATGAACAAGCCCGGGAACATCGTCCGGGCGGTGATGCAAGGCGACATTGGAACTCTGATCAAGGAGGCTTAG
- a CDS encoding ribosome recycling factor has protein sequence MQAAHQALLKDYSEIRAGRITPAYVDGVVVEAYGQRNPLKDVATISAPQAKVLVIEPWDKSLLKEVERAILKANIGVTPTNDGQRVRLVFPDLTLEERKKMVARISQLTEKFREEIRSVRRDVRDDIKAQEKAKELSEDEQHRLEEELDKLTEKHVTEINKAFEAKEKEILSL, from the coding sequence ATGCAGGCTGCTCATCAGGCCCTTCTCAAGGACTACTCCGAGATTCGCGCCGGTCGAATCACGCCGGCCTACGTCGATGGTGTCGTCGTTGAGGCCTACGGACAGCGTAACCCTCTGAAGGATGTCGCTACGATTTCGGCTCCACAGGCGAAGGTCCTTGTCATAGAACCATGGGACAAGAGCTTGTTGAAGGAAGTTGAGCGCGCCATCCTGAAGGCCAACATCGGCGTCACACCCACCAATGACGGCCAGCGTGTGCGGCTCGTCTTCCCGGATCTGACTCTTGAAGAGCGGAAGAAGATGGTAGCTCGTATCTCTCAGCTCACAGAGAAGTTCCGCGAAGAAATCCGCTCCGTTCGCCGTGATGTCCGCGATGATATCAAGGCACAGGAGAAGGCCAAGGAACTGTCCGAGGACGAGCAGCATCGGCTTGAGGAAGAGCTCGACAAGCTCACAGAAAAACATGTCACAGAGATCAACAAAGCCTTCGAAGCCAAGGAGAAGGAGATCCTGTCTCTGTAG